A region from the Rufibacter sp. DG15C genome encodes:
- a CDS encoding 1-phosphofructokinase family hexose kinase: protein MKIITITVNPAIDKSTRLDKVAPEKKLRCEQPTYEPGGGGINVSRAIKKLGGESCAWYLSGGGSGELLGKLLKEEGVSYREFKCDHWTRENLMVFETASGQQYRFGMPGPSVAEAEWKQLLQALEDLEETPEFVVASGSLCPGVPDDFYAQIAQIAVRKGFKLVVDTSGDALLKSAGKGIYLLKPNLNELSALAGKEKINAREQEELARQVIEEGKSEILVVSLGPRGAMLANKDGFEYVTPPTVKTESAVGAGDSMVGGMVLKLTQGWAWSDVIKYGVATGTATSMTPGSELCRLEDVEEIYAWLKERS, encoded by the coding sequence ATGAAAATCATTACCATCACCGTCAACCCGGCCATAGATAAAAGCACCCGCCTGGACAAAGTAGCCCCAGAGAAGAAACTGCGCTGCGAACAGCCCACCTATGAGCCTGGCGGCGGCGGCATCAACGTCTCCAGGGCCATTAAAAAGCTGGGTGGCGAGTCGTGTGCGTGGTACCTTTCAGGGGGCGGGTCTGGCGAGTTGCTAGGTAAATTATTGAAGGAAGAGGGCGTGTCATACCGCGAATTCAAATGCGATCATTGGACCCGCGAAAACCTCATGGTTTTTGAAACCGCCAGCGGTCAGCAGTACCGCTTTGGCATGCCCGGCCCGTCTGTGGCTGAGGCCGAATGGAAACAGCTTCTGCAGGCCTTGGAAGACCTGGAAGAAACCCCCGAGTTTGTGGTGGCCAGCGGCAGCCTTTGTCCCGGCGTACCCGATGATTTCTACGCGCAGATTGCCCAGATTGCCGTCCGAAAAGGTTTTAAACTGGTAGTAGACACTTCGGGGGATGCCTTGTTGAAATCTGCCGGGAAAGGCATTTACCTGCTTAAACCTAACCTAAACGAACTGTCCGCCCTGGCCGGAAAAGAAAAAATCAATGCCCGTGAGCAAGAAGAACTAGCACGCCAGGTAATAGAAGAAGGCAAGAGCGAAATTCTGGTGGTGTCCTTAGGCCCAAGAGGCGCTATGCTGGCCAACAAAGACGGCTTTGAGTACGTCACCCCGCCTACGGTCAAAACCGAAAGCGCTGTGGGTGCCGGCGACAGCATGGTAGGCGGCATGGTCTTAAAACTCACCCAGGGATGGGCTTGGTCTGATGTTATTAAATACGGCGTAGCCACCGGAACAGCCACCTCCATGACACCCGGCTCTGAGCTCTGCCGCTTAGAAGACGTAGAAGAAATTTACGCCTGGCTCAAGGAAAGAAGTTAA
- a CDS encoding TonB-dependent receptor domain-containing protein, which produces MKKSLHFLLGLLCLFLSNTTASFAQASSASLPISASPKTLGTITGTVTDSTTGQPVEFATVALTLLNATQSVDGALSDEKGQFTFSKIPAGQYQVTVSYVGYQPHKTNSVQVTENQLEVTVPIIRLRAVENRLKEVTVVGQKPLVEDKADRLVYNADQDITNAGGTAEDVLKKVPSLTVDVDGNVQLRGSGNVRVLVNNKASSLLATSVADALKQIPADMIKSVEVITSPSAKYDAEGSAGIINIITKKSLLPGVHGNVAGMVGTQSTNLNSTLNARRTKLGMNLSVGAFTYDVPKGFGMYRREFAEGQDIITIQDGDGKVFGGGSNAQLGLDYDLDSANLFSAGVKINQGKYRGENQQITTATVARPYNYIRNTSQYQFTPLGTDVNLDYTHIFKPQQELTLLGQYSRSAHGNLVDQDHFTQQEELFYVQRNTNQNVNRELTLQSDYTHPFLNKATLEVGVKAILRRAESDAQYDIRFPLENKSLPEENNFHYRQDVAAGYLSYGFTLAKQYAVKVGSRYEHTWLSGDFTSTQTTLNQEYHTLIPSFSVSRTFKEIHTVKANYTQRIQRPHIFLLNPYRDSRDPKSVFFGNPALDPELTHLYELGYSTFFKTSSVVATMYLRKVNNVIQQVYLGIEEGVAQNTFVNAGKLLSYGLNLSGSTKPVPSLSLNGNLNAYYNRLQGLGGLATGWQYNLNLTTGYEFGKGFSGQFTSMFNSPRVTLQGRALAWQQYSLAVKKEFWEKKASLTLGVNNPLTKSVNFGQETVTDAFVQTNENRNFNRAVRLSFDYKFGRQNPAASAARKKKAIRNDDVKQGE; this is translated from the coding sequence ATGAAAAAAAGTCTTCACTTTTTGCTGGGATTGCTATGCCTTTTCCTGAGCAATACCACTGCTTCGTTTGCGCAGGCCTCAAGCGCTTCCCTACCCATTTCAGCCTCTCCTAAAACCCTGGGTACCATCACCGGTACGGTCACAGACTCCACCACCGGTCAACCCGTAGAGTTTGCCACGGTGGCCCTCACGCTCCTCAACGCTACCCAGTCTGTGGATGGGGCGCTGTCTGATGAAAAAGGGCAGTTCACCTTCAGCAAAATACCGGCGGGCCAGTACCAGGTTACGGTCTCGTATGTGGGCTACCAGCCGCACAAGACCAATTCGGTTCAAGTAACAGAAAATCAGTTGGAGGTGACAGTGCCAATCATCCGGTTGAGAGCGGTGGAGAACCGGCTGAAAGAAGTGACCGTGGTAGGGCAAAAGCCTTTGGTAGAAGACAAAGCCGACCGCCTGGTCTACAACGCCGACCAGGACATCACCAACGCGGGCGGCACCGCCGAGGACGTGCTCAAGAAAGTGCCCTCCTTGACGGTGGACGTGGACGGCAACGTGCAGCTGCGGGGCTCTGGCAACGTGCGGGTGCTGGTGAACAACAAAGCCTCCAGCCTCTTGGCCACCAGCGTGGCAGACGCGCTCAAGCAGATTCCGGCAGACATGATTAAAAGCGTGGAGGTGATTACCAGCCCCTCGGCTAAATATGACGCCGAAGGCTCTGCGGGCATCATCAACATCATCACCAAGAAAAGCCTGCTGCCGGGCGTGCATGGCAACGTGGCAGGCATGGTGGGCACGCAAAGCACCAACCTCAATAGCACGCTCAACGCCCGGCGTACTAAGCTAGGCATGAACCTGAGCGTGGGCGCCTTTACCTATGACGTGCCCAAAGGCTTTGGCATGTACCGGCGGGAGTTTGCAGAAGGCCAGGACATCATCACCATCCAGGACGGGGACGGGAAAGTATTTGGTGGCGGAAGCAACGCGCAACTGGGCCTGGACTATGACCTGGACTCTGCCAACCTCTTCTCGGCGGGTGTCAAAATCAACCAGGGCAAGTACCGCGGCGAAAACCAGCAGATTACTACCGCTACCGTGGCCCGGCCCTACAACTACATCAGGAACACCAGCCAATACCAGTTCACGCCGCTGGGCACCGACGTCAACCTGGACTATACCCACATCTTCAAACCGCAGCAGGAGCTTACTTTGCTGGGGCAGTATAGCCGGTCGGCGCATGGCAATCTGGTGGACCAGGACCATTTTACGCAGCAAGAGGAGCTGTTTTACGTGCAGCGCAACACCAACCAGAACGTGAACCGGGAGCTTACCCTGCAATCTGACTACACGCATCCGTTCCTGAACAAAGCCACCCTGGAAGTGGGCGTGAAAGCCATTCTGCGCCGCGCCGAAAGCGATGCCCAGTATGACATCCGGTTTCCGCTAGAGAACAAGTCCCTGCCTGAGGAGAACAACTTCCACTACCGCCAAGACGTGGCCGCCGGGTACCTGTCCTATGGGTTTACGCTGGCCAAGCAGTACGCCGTAAAAGTGGGAAGCCGGTATGAGCACACCTGGCTGAGCGGGGATTTCACCAGCACCCAAACCACGCTCAACCAAGAGTACCACACGCTCATTCCCAGCTTTTCGGTGTCCAGAACGTTCAAGGAAATCCACACGGTCAAGGCCAACTACACCCAACGCATCCAGCGGCCGCACATCTTCCTGCTGAACCCGTACCGCGACAGCCGGGACCCCAAAAGCGTCTTCTTCGGGAACCCGGCGTTGGACCCAGAACTCACACATTTGTATGAACTGGGCTATAGCACCTTCTTTAAAACCAGTTCGGTGGTGGCCACCATGTACCTGAGAAAGGTTAACAACGTCATTCAGCAGGTGTACCTGGGCATTGAGGAGGGCGTGGCGCAGAACACCTTTGTGAACGCAGGCAAGTTACTGAGCTATGGGCTCAACCTTTCGGGCTCCACCAAACCGGTTCCTTCACTCAGCCTCAACGGAAACCTGAATGCCTATTACAACCGCCTGCAGGGCCTGGGCGGACTGGCCACCGGCTGGCAATACAACCTCAACCTGACTACGGGTTATGAGTTTGGCAAAGGGTTCTCGGGTCAGTTTACCAGCATGTTCAACTCGCCCAGAGTCACCTTGCAAGGCCGCGCCCTGGCCTGGCAACAGTACAGCTTGGCGGTGAAAAAGGAATTCTGGGAAAAGAAGGCCAGCCTGACCCTGGGTGTCAACAACCCGCTTACCAAATCCGTGAACTTCGGGCAGGAAACCGTGACCGACGCCTTTGTGCAAACCAATGAGAATAGGAATTTTAACCGCGCGGTGCGCCTAAGCTTTGACTATAAATTTGGCAGGCAAAATCCGGCTGCCAGCGCGGCGCGCAAGAAGAAAGCCATCCGGAACGATGACGTGAAACAGGGGGAGTAG
- the nagA gene encoding N-acetylglucosamine-6-phosphate deacetylase, which produces MRTALCNGTIYSGYSILDRHAVIFENGRVLEILLEGNLPTDVTKIDAKGGIICPGFVDLQVNGGNGIYFTQHPTLESLNSIRDAHLQFGTTSFLPTVISAFQETILQTIDAVREAMHQYPSTFLGMHLEGPYFSLEKAGAHDVACIRTATHEELDILLGAGQDVIKYLTLAPECVEDSVLQRLLDSGIVLSAGHSMATYDQAMRFFQQGVTAVTHLYNAMSGMDTKHPGLAAAALDFGKAWTGIIVDGEHCHPAAVRLAKKALGEKLLLISDCAACVNSDIPYTQFGNFRSYYRNGRCETEDGRLAGSALTMLKAMQNTVQLVGIPLDEALRMATLYPAQVLQLENQVGQLVPGAFANLVVLHQDMSLQQVWVDGQQVSLD; this is translated from the coding sequence ATGCGCACTGCCCTTTGCAACGGTACCATTTATTCGGGTTATTCAATCTTAGATCGCCACGCGGTGATTTTTGAGAACGGCCGCGTGTTGGAGATTCTTCTGGAGGGAAATTTGCCAACTGATGTCACCAAAATAGACGCAAAGGGCGGCATCATCTGCCCGGGCTTTGTGGACCTGCAGGTGAACGGTGGAAACGGCATTTACTTCACCCAACACCCTACACTGGAGAGCCTGAACAGCATTAGGGACGCGCATCTGCAGTTTGGCACCACCAGCTTTTTGCCCACGGTCATCTCGGCGTTTCAAGAGACTATTTTGCAGACCATTGACGCCGTACGCGAGGCCATGCACCAGTACCCCAGCACGTTTCTGGGCATGCATTTGGAGGGTCCCTACTTCAGTCTGGAGAAAGCCGGCGCTCATGACGTGGCCTGCATCAGGACGGCCACGCATGAAGAGCTGGACATTCTGCTGGGAGCCGGCCAGGACGTCATCAAGTACCTGACCCTGGCTCCTGAATGCGTAGAAGATTCTGTTTTGCAAAGGCTGTTGGATAGCGGTATCGTCCTTTCGGCGGGGCACAGCATGGCCACCTATGACCAGGCCATGCGCTTCTTCCAGCAAGGCGTGACCGCGGTGACGCATCTCTACAACGCCATGAGCGGTATGGACACCAAACACCCGGGACTGGCCGCCGCTGCGCTAGACTTTGGAAAAGCCTGGACGGGTATCATTGTGGACGGCGAACATTGCCATCCCGCGGCGGTTCGGCTGGCCAAGAAGGCGCTGGGCGAAAAACTGCTCTTAATCTCAGACTGCGCCGCCTGCGTCAACTCAGACATTCCCTACACCCAGTTCGGGAATTTCAGGTCGTATTACCGTAACGGCCGCTGCGAAACCGAGGACGGCCGCTTGGCCGGCTCTGCGCTCACCATGCTCAAAGCCATGCAGAACACCGTGCAATTGGTGGGCATCCCTCTAGACGAAGCCCTAAGAATGGCCACGCTCTACCCGGCACAGGTCCTCCAACTAGAAAATCAAGTGGGTCAATTGGTGCCCGGTGCCTTCGCCAATCTGGTAGTGCTTCACCAAGACATGAGCTTACAACAAGTTTGGGTAGACGGTCAGCAAGTGAGCTTAGATTAA